The sequence AATACAATACCCCTAATCCAGGGATGTTCTATGTGGCCTGGATGACAGGAATAGGTATAAAACTTTAGAATAGTTATATTAATAAGCTTGTTACTATGTGGTGCACGTGCTCCAGATGTTAGCACTATATAAGATTATTACTACTGCGCTCCATCTCTATGGGCTGTCACTGTTGTCTCTACTGAACACATGtaatgtcccagtacaggtgtgccacccTATTCCACCTGTAAAAAGGTACTTGTCAGGTGTCAGACTCTAGGATGATGGGTGCTTTtctggtgtctcactctcccccttatctctgtgcacagctgaaggttgaAGGGTTAACTCGTCTGTTCACTGTCCTGTCCAATCGCTGGTTCAGTTGCCTAACACACTTTCACCCtatcacacactcacacatcGCTTCTTCTGGCTTCCTCACCAATGGGAGGTTAGACCCGGTAAcccctattggggggggggggggtgttagcttagttcctggtgtgtgtgttttctatagGTCTGTGAGAGAAATGTTATGTAGTGGGGTAACTCACCTAGGtacaccataccatacctgaGATATGTATTACAGTCAGGACAACCGCAGTGGAGCAAAAAGCacaaagctgaagtactccactgAAACTTGCTCTGACTACTTGGAAAACCTTGAGTTAGCTATACCCAGTTTTGAAATCCTGGGACTCGCGCTACAAAACCTGACACTCACTCAACTTGGCATAAGGCAGTCTATATCTTTCTTCTTTATCCTAACTGAGTACGAGATTCTTCTTCTATACCAAAGCCATCCTGACACAGTACTGTCCTATTAGGCAAGGCCCCAAGGCAGCACCTTGCACCTATCTAGTCTCAAGAAACTTTCCTTGCACCTGCTACCTCAACACATCACCTGAACTTACCTAAGTTTTGTGTTGTCCATCAAGGAAAAGCCATTGTTATACACCAACttttgtgattatcttttgcACTCATTTAATCTgttcttgtattgcactgaagagctATACTTTGGTTAAGTCCTGGACTCTGTCCATATCCACACACACTTGTGCTATCCTTACAAAGCCGATGCCAGTGTATCCGGGGGTGGGTATCAccaactcctggccaccgtgccaagtgcccaagtaaaacaccagagcccacctctATTACCATCTAGCAACCCCTGGCATGTATCAGCACCCAACAATCTCAGCACACTGAGCAGGTTTCACAGACGCAACACCCATACAGACCACACGGAGGCGCTGGCTTTATGGAAGTTAGTGTTTATTGACGTGTTTTCTCCGATTTTTTACATTCCCCACAGAACACACAAGGGATCTTGCAGGTTAAAGTTGAATCTGTGCATAGTGCGATTAAAATTAAGAAttcggggagagaagggggggaataaaaagattaaaaaaaaaaataaaaaacacgttAAAACGAGAGCGCGGGGTAAAAGACACAACCACAGGTTACCAGAACCTTAGACTCTGAGATGATGCGCTGAATACAAGCCAAACAGACAAAGGGTGGGAGGGGAGGAGCTGCGTCGCACAACAGGGCGAGAGGCGAGGAGGAGCTGCCGGTCGCCCCGCTCTGACACACAGTGAATTATCAACTCTGGACCCAAAACCACAATGTGGGATCAGGTGGCTGTTTTGCACCATCCCAGCATCTAATGTTCACCACCATCTTGTTCTTATTACCAATAAAGTTTAGTTATTTTAAATATAGGAAGGGGGTGGAGTCAGTAAAGTGCAGCAGTTCCAATGTGGCGAGTGATCCCATACAGAACCCCCCAGGGAATGAATCAATCAACTTTATTGGTAACCAGGACAAGAGCAAAATCACGCAAGTCAGCATCGCAGCGGCCCAGAATACACATCAGTAGTACAACGTCTGCAGGATCTCATCATCCTCCAGTCTGGAACATTACGAGGGGGAAACGGGGGTCACAATGCTCAGAAAGaactgacccccatccccccccctctcttactGTCACCTCCACAGAATAGGGGGGGGCCCAAACTTTGGCGTTACATTAGCGGTTTTAATACAAGAATCAGCATGGATATCCAGaacaggctgggagttgtagtcccaccgCTGCCACAAACAGCACAGATTACCGCCGCCTGCCATCACTTCATAAAGTGCCATCCATCTGGAAATAAAATTTACAGCGACATCCACCGATCCCCATCCTGACAATGATTGTTCGCATCTtttctgatttttctttttttacattttaaagatttttttttctctcttaaaTAAGCAAATAGAAAGAGGCGACAAGCGTCCTACCGAGACTCGCGGAAACGGCCGGTCCCgtccatatatttatatatatattttttatctatgtatattgtatgcaGGAGACTCACACAGTGATGGCATCTGATTCATATAAAACAAAatacgacaaaaaaaaaaaagataaaatattcAGTGAAGACTGTATTAACCCTATCCTGTCACCCGTTTAAAAGaatggaaaaattaaaaaaaaaaaaaaatctcggaaGTGATCAAAGAGTCCACGAGCGTCCAGGGTAATGGACAATCTCTATTCAACACCATTGGTCAGCAGTGAATCCCAGATCAATGCCCACCCGCTATCTTTGGCCCCATTTCAAACTACAGACCCGATCTAGGCTTatgtagaccccccccccccccccaccccatccccctccctcccccccccccagcttttaGATCTGCATCTGCTCCAGGTATTTGTAGGTGGGATTCTCGTAGCCGTGATTCTGCATCTTATTCAGGTGACGCTCCTCGGGGGTCAACATGGGATCCACCTATAACAATGAGAGGTAAGGAGTGTATTAGGGTTCTAATatacaaagtgattattggcccttcttatggtgcgtttacacaggcagatttatctgacagatttttgaagccaaagccaggcacagaccattaacagggaatgggtcataaaggaaagtctgagatttctcctcttttcaaatccattcctggttttggcttcaaaatctgtcagataaatctgcctgtgtaaacgcaccattagccaaTAATCATTTCGagtaacaggtcatgttttcaatCAATGATCAgcaaacatgcacaatgtcggctgatcgttgatttaaatcagagatggggaaccttcggccctccagctgttgcaaaactacaattcccatcatgcctgggcagccaaagctttagctgttaaggcatgatgggaactgtagttttcccATCCCCGATTTAAGGCATGACCTAAAATCCAGGTAActatagcgatggtctgctggccgttgctccatgtaataggagcaacagcagcagactGCAGTTATCTCCTCCTTCTGCCCATACAATAGAGAACAATCAGCCCATCATTGGGTTAAAGGGGAGCGCTACAGTCAAGAAACTGCAAGTAatagaaatatccctttaaatgcagcaaCCCTTCTTACCTCCACAATGCCGTGACTGATGGTGCCATATTGTCTCTTCCTCAGCAGAACCAGACTGATGACGATGATGGTGGCGATAGCCACGGCGATGACCAGGAGGCCGATTAATGTGCCGCTGCTGAAGCTGAAGTCACTGCGGATAGGTCCGTCTGTGTCCTGGAGCAGAAAGCAGAGTGGAAAGATGAAGACACAGGCACTGCCGCTAAATATGTCAGCAATTCAGGGAATAGAGAAACAACCTCTGCAGTGAAGTAAAAGAACAGCCACCCGGCACAACCAAGGAGCCGAGAGTTGGCACTAGATCGACAGGGACTAAACCTGCACCGGCAAGAGCTGATTCAAAAGCCATATCCCAGGGTGAACAGTAAAGTATATTACATTATCTTGTACAGATCCACAGTCATGTCATACAGAATccgtcacatccagagctgcaatcactattcagCTGTTACCACATTGTACTCCAGTCACTACTCTGCTGTTACATCAAGTCTTATACTCCAATTACTGCCaaagctgcactccctattcttcTGCGTCATCATGTCTATACTATAAAGTCACAGCAAGAGCTGTAATCACACTTCTGCTCTTCAGTCCACTCTACACACCAGTCACATTCAGGGCTGCACTCACAATccaggatcagtacaagatatGTAAGGTAAGGGATTTACTGTAGATCTCATAATAATTGGGGTCAGGGAATGGGCTAAACTGATGAAGTTCTCCATGACGTCATCATCATTACATCATAGTCCAACACACGTCAGGCGGGATGAGAAGCGGCggatctgttacaatgtatcagcacaTCACACACCAGACAGCTGGGATATGTGGTGCTATGGGGGAGCTCAATGGGAATCATGGAAAGGACAGGATAGAGGATTTCTGGATTTATTCCTTCTGGTGAacaggtgggggtggaggggacaACATGAGAGGATGCACAACATACACGAAGCCTCTGGCGGCCGTGGCGGCATCTCGCACATACATACCGGCTCATCCACAAGGCCACTGACTCTTTCTGCATTGAAAATCATTTCCTTCACATCCAGGGTCTCATCAATGACCTGGAAACAGTCAtgagattaacaaaaaaaatataaaactcaacaaaaaaaacacaaagtatggAGAAATGATGAGCGGGGAGGGCCTGGACAGTATACAGGAACCATCCACAGTGAGGCTACATAGGGGAAATAGGGGAGGGGAACCCCACAGACAAGGGACACACAAGACGTCCTCACCACTTTCTTATCGGATTTGCTGTTCAGGATCTTCTCCTCAGCCCCGATGAGCGGTTTGTTGTCGGCCATGCCCGAGCCTGGACAGAGAAGAGGCAACGTTATCAGAGCAGAGACGGGAGTCACTGACATATAGCCGCCACCACCACGTTAGGGTCGAGAACGGAGCGCCACCaacaggaaccagaagctgtgaCAATGTCCCCCAAACCTGACACTCTACAGCCATTCTAAAGCTGCAACCCCCAGAGGTCagggtgtgctgggagttgtagttctgcaaaagctAGAGGGTTACAAGTTGGGGGGGACGCTATGCTATGGGataggccaggggtagggaaccttgtcaaaactacaactcccatcatgcatggacagccaaagcgaaagctttggctgtccagccatgatgggagttgtagttttgcaacagctggagagccaaggttccctacccctgtcttaGGGCAACAGAGCACTTAAGATGTCGGCCAACGCCACACTGACGCAATGCAGCTGTGGTAAAGGACATGTAGGGACTGCACTGGAAAGATCCCAATACTTGATCAGGTTACCCGACTTCTCATTATACGGCCATGAAGAGTCATCTACAGGATCCAATAAAAGTTCTGCTAGAGGCCTACAGCTTCAGACTGGCTCCGCGGTCAGCAACTTGTAGACGCTCCGGCCTACAGCGAAGCCATCAGACTCGCTCGTTCTCACCCGTCACGTggtggcagcactgagcacacaccAATAGCCACCACCGATTATTCCTACACCTCACCAATTACACTAGAGTGTATGAACACCGAGAGaataggaggagtagtagtgatCCCCTTTCACCAGGAGGAAGGCAGCAAGTCACCCGGGAGAGAAGGATGAGAGCAGAAAAGCGTTTACAATTCTAGCACCGGAGTGGGATTTGCTGTCTTCAGCAGGCAAGGAATTAATGTGAAGAGACAGAAACAGAGATGGGATGGGAGCGGTGCGAGAGCACAACCAACCTTTTCTCACTGGAAGGTAGGAGTCCCGTGACGATTCTACGCAGGAGGGGAGgtgcgggggaggggagaaggaaAACAAAAAGATAGAAAAAGCAGAAGAGATTAAAAATAACTGAAAGGTCCGTGAAGCGTCAGGACTGACGAGTGACATCACAACAGAGCGCTGGTCACATGACCCGTCTAGAGAGGCGTGCGGGTGTCAGGCAATAAGGCAGGCTGTGGCCTCACAGGTGCATTCTGGAAGTGTGGACACATGCGACATGCTGGAGGAGTGTGACTGATGCACCAAGCCAATAACATCATGATAGGGATCCCACCATATTGCATCATCACTGATCCCGAATCACAGCCTGGATCCGTGCTCCCCCATCCTGTACCTttccagcaaaactacaactcctgccCAAAGGCTGTCAGGCAACaataagagttgtagttctgtaacagctggaaagccacaggctGGAGAGCACAGGTCCggaactccagagctgcactcgctgcTATTCTGCAGGCTTCAGAGGTGAAATCTCCCAGCACCtcttgcttgttcagtgtctgcacagagCAGGGGATAGTAGCTTCCTGTACGATAAGAGCTCAGCTATGCTGGGGATCTACCTGCAAGCTTGCTGACCGTTCCCAGTAACAACCAGTGCAGCTCTGTTGTATATTGGAGGCTGTAACTCAGATCAGTGAATATGATACAATGGAGACTTTATATATATAGAACCTGGAATATGGTTAAGAGAAAGTTAGTTCAGGTAAAGTATTGTATGTATCAGTATCCTGGCTGGAAATGATTTATTATGTAGAATAAGTGACCACAAGATAGAATCCGGTCACTGATATCCTGCGGGGCCCGAGAGTACAGGAGCCAAATGATACAATGTTACAGAAAAAAGTCTTTGCCTCTACCCCAATGTCTTCTATTTTTGTTCAATAACTCTGCAAGCAGACTGGTTTCTAGCATGATCTGcccggttaaaggggtagttcaccaaaactaccccttctctttcaaatcaactggtgccagaaagtgtaatTTTGTAATTTACCATTATTAAAAAGTCTCTAGTCTtgcagtacttgtcagctgctgtataccctgcaggaagtggtgtattctctccagtctggacagcgggagagattttctatggggatttgctgctgccctggacagttcctgacatggacagaagtgggagcagagagcaccgtgtcagactggaaagaatacaccacttcctgcagcacatacaacagctgataagtactggaagactggagatttctttaATACaactacaaatttctggcaccacttgatttgaaggGGGGGGAAATCGGTAAACAATGCCTttagagtgtcactgtcgtgaaatttttttgggaagaaatcaatagtccaggcgattttaagaaactttgtaattgggtttattagctgaaaaatgaatttttatcatgaaaaaagtagtttgaagctcttccccctgtcttcattgttctcctatggagagagctaaataaaacaccaaaactggacaacaaagagttaatctacaaatacctcaccctctatctcctctgacagtcaccactgacctctctgagcgctgattacagctgtcacccagctccctgccgcaatcctttgttctcagctttctgctgtcggctaactccctcctccccctcccctctctatcaTCATGCctaacagactgggtacgtctgatgcaacaagtcccaatttcctgattttttgcagtgaatggaaaagaggagggggggggggggggggggggggggggggggggggggggggggggggggggggggaacctggggaaagtcttttttgaatgcagataatggcatatttagctaataaacccaattacaaagtttcttaaaatcccctggactattgatttctgcaacaaaaaaaacgaCTGACTCTTTAAGGTCGTACTGCATCTCTGAGGTTAGGGCAGGACCTTAATCTGCAAAGTCTGCCCCATTAGTAAGTCACCCAGGTCCTGCCCTACCACCATTATGATGTTCTTACACTGCTGAATAatttaccaagcctattacacggctctgTAACCGCAGCCATCATCTCTAGTTACATGGGGAGGGGCAGCCGATAGCAAACATTTTTTGATGGACCAAAATGATCTGATCAAATGCTAATGTGTCAGCTGATCaatagccctattacacagatcacAGGGTGATAAACTACATGCTCTGTGACTGTGAAGCTGAAAAGTGGGATACACAGGCCAACAGTGAAGGTCACCTAAGGACTATATATGCAGAGCCCGCTCTACCAGTATGTATGATGGACACATGCTACTTGTGAGTGCCAGCTCTGCAGGGAAGCCTCTGGGCACAGGACAGGAACAAGTTACCTTCAGACTCGGAGATTGCTGGGAAGGTCTTGACTTGTACAGGTCGGAAGGGTTTGCCCTCTCTTATGGGTGTCTCCTCACTCTCCTCAGAGCTGACCCGCACATCTCCCTGGGACTCGGAGAACGATGAAGTGAACTGGTCCATGTCCCATCGCTGCTCCTGGAATAACTCATCTGTACAGGCGGAAAAGAAGAAAAGGAGGAGTGAGACTCCCCCCCCCGAATCCTACCAGACCCCTGGACTGATCAGTCCTCACTGCTGCCTTACCTATCTCATCCTGAATCTGGTCGGCCACATAGGGGACTTTGTAGAGGAGGGACAAGCTCTGGTTCATGCGTTCCTCAATCACACGGAGATGGGTCATCACCTGCGGAGACAATAATCCAGGGCACATAGGGTTAATATGACTGATCAGCAGATATTACAGCGGCTGCGCTCATTGCAATCCTGCAGTCCTCATCTACCAATACAATAGAAGAAAAATCTTTAAATCCTGCAGCTTTATTAGGGTCCAGGGGAAGTGGGGACTGATACTTAATGGTTGGGGGGAGATCAGCGGAGAACCCCTTCACCAGGTACTGCACAGACTATGATTGGTTGGTGCAGATAGAGGCAAACAACATCCAAAAGATCAGCTGTTCCTGCCCCTTCTCACCACCAGAGGGCGCTGCTGATCTATTAAGTCAGAGCACGAAGCCAACATGGACGATTAACCAATGTCTCAGTCTCTGCGTTCTGCTGTTTTCATTTCACAGAGGCAATAGATCTTTCCACCAGAGAAGTCGACACCTTTTCATGTGGGAGAAGGAAGATGCGGCTGCGGGATGGCCTTAGTTGTCAACGGGCGGGGGGATTTACATAATTTAAACACCAGACCCCCGGAAAGACAACAAGCCTCCTGTTAGGTGACCTTGGATGACAGCAGCGCAGACGAGAGCGGCCCCTGGGGTGGACACGGGCGGCTGTCAAATCAGTGCGCAGCAAAGCTGATGAAGAGGACGATGATGCTACATGACAACGGCGGCGACCACAAGGCACAGGAGCCCCGGACAGAGGTGACTGCAAATATTCAGCATGCCGAAGagctgcaatagtctgcagacaTGTGGATGGCGCCCCCTTCCCCACAGGATAGGATAACCCATCATTATCTGCACCATAATTATCGGACATTTCCCATAAATCTCCTCTACGCGGCTGAGAACCCAGGAAACTATCCACATCATACACaaagcagcagccagagccttcatccccccccccccccccccccccccccacacacacacacaaaaggaaGGATCCAGAAAGATTCAGCTCAGTAACCACAGGGATCATGTGACTGCAGCTGCAAGGTTATATCCATCTCCAACCATATCATACAAGGCTCTATGTGCATACATTACACTACAAGGTGTTatgggaaacagtcagcaagcttgACATCAGGCATCTGCCAGCTACAAAAACAGAGGTGGGGAACGCCAGATCTGACATTAGAGCCTGGTGTGTAtattacaggataagtaatgtaatgtatgtacacagtgaccccaccagcagaatagtgagtgcagctctggggtataatacaggatgtaactcagggtcagtaaAGGATAAGTAATGTACATAGTGACttttagtgagtgcagctctggagtacagtgCTATGAAAAATGATTTTGTATGTAAACTGTATACTGGTGTGGACATTATGGCCAAGGACAGACAGCACATATCCCCCTGTAGAGGTGTTGGCACCCCTATAACCTGGACATGGTCAGTGATAATCAGTAAACAGAGGGAAGACTATCTTTGAGTTCCTTGGAGATCACTGCAGCATATGACTTTGCAGATTCCTCAGCTCCAGTTATAGCTGCTCTCACCTGGGATTTCATCTGTGCGGCTTTTTCAGGGTCCACGGTCAGGACGTGCTGATAGTGGCGAATGGTGTGCAGTCTATCCTTGTTTTCTGCCCGCACATATCGCTTCAGGGCTTGAAGAATGCGATGAGGCTGGAAGGGAAGGAGAAGTCAGTCACCTGACCACAACCAAAGAATGCAACTATTAGTGGCCAGGTACAAGAGGTGGGGGCCAAGGGCGCACCCCACCCACAACAGTGGGGTATACAGATGGGAgctggccctttaaaggggttatccagtgctacaaaaacctggccactttttcttccagagactgcacctctattgtctccagtttcggTGCATGTGTTACAACTTGGTTCTATTGACGCGATTGGAGCTTAATTaccaaccgcacctgaactggagacaagaatggggctgtctctgggagaaagtgttcacgtttttgtagtgctggataacccctttaatcaaacaGTTCCAGCTGGACAATCATTGGAAGTGGTCTTCTTAGGGTGCTATTccatgggctgatgggggcccaatcaataatgtaaacgagcacaggtctgctagatcagcactcgtttactgggcctattacacggcccaataatagtttagcgagggctgcagagacatcgttactaatgtccttgcagcccttgtttaaacaccatactttacctaagcatgttgcagggcttctccggcgtttcttcttcctcccggtcccacgcacagcagcagcttcagtgcggcctgtctagGCTGAGCCGAGGCGgtcccgaccagtgattggctgagcagtctgtcagctcagacaggccgcaccaaagctgctgcgcgtgggaccgggaggaagagcgagcacaggagaagccctgcaacatgcttaggtaaagcatggtgcttctgtAATCgttggtcgcctgccgcgcatcactattccacgcagcgatgcgcggtcagtgtccgatgattttaggtttgaacctaaataaacgatcagctgatgacatgaTCGGCTgacttgtctctattccacggagcgataatcggccgaatcgggctgatttaTCCGATTCTccctctgtggaataggacccttagactgatCCGTTCCCTGTCACTCACCCGAGGGGAGTCGGCCTGCAGGGCGGACAGGTAGTTCTCCAGAGCGACGCGGCGTTTGTCGTTCAGCATGGCCTCCACCCGCTCCAGGTGAGTCtccaccagctgctgcttctcatgAGCGGCCTCCTTCTCCAGAGCCTTGACTGTGGCCTGATAATGCTGCAAGAAAAGCAGCAAAACAATCCACATAAGATCTAGGAGACCAATCTgagaaccccaccaccacccccccccccattacatctTTGACCATTCCCATATATAAATTCTGACTAAACCATTTTCTTCTACACTCACTGTATCAATGCAGCATGTAtagtatgtagagatgagcgaacctggagtatgcttgagtccatccaaatgttcggcatttgattagcggtggctgctgaagttggataaagccctaaggctatgtggaaatcatggatatagtcactggctgtatccatgttttccagacaaccttagagctttatccaagttcaacagcccccgctaatcaaatgccgaacgttcgggtggactctaacccgaacccggttcgctcatctctaatagtatgTGTATGAAGTTACCTGCATCAGCGTCTGCTTCTCGGCCTTGGGCAGGTTCTTCGCCTGGCGCTCAGCGTCCTCCCATTCCTTTTTGGCCTGAATAAAACAAAGCTGTAAACAATACTGTTGCCTACGGAGGCGCTGTGCCGTACGAGGAGCTCAGACGCAGCAGCTCACTCACCCGGTCCATGCGGTTGCGGTGTCGGACCTCCAGCTGTTCTTTAGCTTTCTGGAAGCGTGCGTGCTCATTGTCATCCGCTGGAGTCTCCAGGTAAATGTCCACGTCATCCACTGGGGCCGGGGTACTGGGAACTGCAGAGAGAAACATCATTAGCGTCTACGTCTACGAGGCCACAAATCCTGGACACCGGGAGAGGAGTGTGATGGTGAACGCGGCAAAGCAGCAGAGGATTAGTACATGGCACAGCGACATGGCGGCTACGTGACCCCGCCAACGAGATACTGCACAaccctctcctgaaatactctccTGAAATACATCATGTGTTATACTAGccacctccagagcagcactcactaatctgctgttacatcatatctagtcacctccagagctgcattcaatattctgcagttacatcatgtcttatactctggtcacttccagagctgcactcactaatcTGCTGTTAAATCATATTCAgtcatctccagagctgcactcactattctgctgttacatcatgtcatgCATCTGCCCTTACAAGAGAtgatgtaactccggatcagttacaatggagatgtttaCTGTGAGATGTTCTCCAGCTTTAACCTGCGCTCTCTGCAGACTGCGGGGGCGGTTGCACACCTAGAAACCATGGATATTATTTTCCCAGTGTCTGGTACAGACCGAGCTGTCGGCTCCACTGCCGCCCACTAACACAGGGTGGGGGAAATCGACCGGCTTCAGGGATGTTCATCATATACATACAAAAGTAAACTTCACTAAAAAGCGTCCATCGGGTAGCATCAGcaaaagccccgccccctcattccACAGAACCAACAGTGGTCACATGACATTCACATAACATTGATAACTTAGGGGGTGGAGCTCACATCTAtagctccttatatatcactgtctGATGGCGAGGGTGCCGGTCCTCAGTGTACTGTATACTATCACATCACAGTCATGGAGGTTACAGGGTATAACACTGAACATATGTGCACACTGGGAGTAGTGAATCAGACAATGCAAgcaaacagggatggggaaccttcggccctccagctgttgcaaaactacaattcccatcatgtttgcACTATGGCCTTGAGAGTGC is a genomic window of Dendropsophus ebraccatus isolate aDenEbr1 chromosome 12, aDenEbr1.pat, whole genome shotgun sequence containing:
- the APLP2 gene encoding amyloid beta precursor like protein 2 isoform X1, which translates into the protein MGQLSALCAFLAAVIVPSLAGYVEALAANAAAGFAVSEPQVAMFCGKLNMHVNVQTGKWEPDPSGSKSCFQTKEEILQYCQEVYPDFQITNVVEANQPVSIDNWCKKGKKNCKGHSHIVLPYKCLVGDFVSDVLLVPEKCKFFHKERMDMCESHQHWQNVAREACMTEVMVLHSYGMLLPCAVDQFRGTEYVCCPQAKRIEEPLSKEEEEEDEDEEEEDEDDYESYKSEFPTEADVEDFTAAVEDEEEEVEDEDDVVEDRDYNYDDYKDEDYNDEMTTEPPAQPTKGRALSDKEIITDVKAVCSQEAVTGPCRAMFPRWYFDLKQKKCIRFIYGGCGGNRNNFQSEAYCMAVCKVIIPSTPAPVDDVDIYLETPADDNEHARFQKAKEQLEVRHRNRMDRAKKEWEDAERQAKNLPKAEKQTLMQHYQATVKALEKEAAHEKQQLVETHLERVEAMLNDKRRVALENYLSALQADSPRPHRILQALKRYVRAENKDRLHTIRHYQHVLTVDPEKAAQMKSQVMTHLRVIEERMNQSLSLLYKVPYVADQIQDEIDELFQEQRWDMDQFTSSFSESQGDVRVSSEESEETPIREGKPFRPVQVKTFPAISESEESSRDSYLPVRKGSGMADNKPLIGAEEKILNSKSDKKVVIDETLDVKEMIFNAERVSGLVDEPDTDGPIRSDFSFSSGTLIGLLVIAVAIATIIVISLVLLRKRQYGTISHGIVEVDPMLTPEERHLNKMQNHGYENPTYKYLEQMQI